The Kosakonia sp. SMBL-WEM22 sequence TTCATATTTGCCGGCTGGACACGGCGGGCGCAAGGGTAGTGGGATAACCAATGAAACTCTACAACTTAAAAGATCACAATGAGCAGGTCAGCTTCGCGCAGGCCGTTACACAAGGGCTTGGCAAAAATCAGGGGCTCTTCTTCCCGCACGATCTGCCGGAATTTAACCTGACGGAAATCGACGAGATGCTGGAGCAGGACTTCGTCAGCCGCAGCGCGAAGATCCTCTCCGCCTTTATCGGGGATGAGATCCCGCAGGAAGCGTTGGAATCCCGCGTGCGCGCCGCCTTCGCCTTCCCGGCACCGGTTAAGCCGGTCGAGAGCGATATCGGCTGCCTGGAGCTGTTCCACGGGCCAACGCTGGCATTTAAAGATTTTGGCGGGCGCTTTATGGCGCAGATGCTGAGCGCCATCAGCGGCGATAAACCGGTCACCATTCTGACGGCGACCTCCGGCGACACCGGCGCGGCCGTGGCCCATGCCTTCTACGGCATGAAGAACGTTCGCGTCGTGATCCTCTACCCGCAGGGCAAAATCAGCCCGCTGCAGGAGAAGCTCTTCTGCACCCTGGGCGGGAATATCGAAACGGTGGCGATTGATGCCGATTTCGACGCCTGCCAGGCGCTGGTCAAACAGGCTTTTGACGATGAAGAGCTGAAGAGCGCGCTGGGTCTTAACTCGGCCAACTCGATCAACATCAGCCGCCTGCTGGCGCAGGTGTGCTACTACTTCGAAGCGGTGGCGCAGCTGCCGCAAGAGGCGCGCAATCAGTTGGTGGTGTCGGTGCCAAGCGGCAACTTCGGCGATTTGACCGCCGGGCTGCTGGCGAAGTCGCTCGGCCTGCCGGTGAAGCGCTTTATCGCCGCCACCAACGCCAACGACACCGTGCCGCGTTTTCTGAAAGAGGGCGAGTGGCAGCCAAAAGCGACGCAGGCGACGCTGTCCAATGCGATGGATGTCAGCCAGCCGAACAACTGGCCGCGCGTGGAGGAGCTGTTCCGACGTAAAATCTGGCGTCTGAATGAGCTGGGTTACGCGGCGGTGGATGATGAAACCACCAAAGCGACAATCGTTGAGCTGAAGGAGAAGGGCTACGTCTCAGAACCTCACGCGGCGATTGCTTA is a genomic window containing:
- the thrC gene encoding threonine synthase; the encoded protein is MKLYNLKDHNEQVSFAQAVTQGLGKNQGLFFPHDLPEFNLTEIDEMLEQDFVSRSAKILSAFIGDEIPQEALESRVRAAFAFPAPVKPVESDIGCLELFHGPTLAFKDFGGRFMAQMLSAISGDKPVTILTATSGDTGAAVAHAFYGMKNVRVVILYPQGKISPLQEKLFCTLGGNIETVAIDADFDACQALVKQAFDDEELKSALGLNSANSINISRLLAQVCYYFEAVAQLPQEARNQLVVSVPSGNFGDLTAGLLAKSLGLPVKRFIAATNANDTVPRFLKEGEWQPKATQATLSNAMDVSQPNNWPRVEELFRRKIWRLNELGYAAVDDETTKATIVELKEKGYVSEPHAAIAYRALRDQLHPGEYGLFLGTAHPAKFKESVEAILGETLPLPKELADRADLPLRSHSLPADFAALRQLMMQKA